The following DNA comes from Ricinus communis isolate WT05 ecotype wild-type chromosome 10, ASM1957865v1, whole genome shotgun sequence.
TAAAGACTGTATATTGGTTTCAGTTCTCTGAAAAGAGGTTTTTATGCTGGTAGTAGATCTATATTAGGTtttgatgtttttttttaaagacaATATTAGGGGGGGCTCTAATAGCTACAGTGACCAAGGATGCAAATAACAAAATGTATCCTGTTGCCTGGGCAGTTGTGGAGCGTGAGAATGAAGAAACCTAGACATggtttttttaagattttatttgaagagCTAGGTGTTGTTGATGGCCTAGGTTGGTCATTTATTAGTAGCCAACAAGAGGTAAACTTGTCATACAATAACGTGTTGTggtcttttaatatttattttaataatacaataatGTTGAGTGGTCtttaaacatttattttttattggcAGGGACTTTTAAATGCTTTAAAAAGGTTGGTCCTAAATGTTGAAATGAGAAATTGTGCTAGGCATTTATATACCAATTGGAAGAAAGTGTTCAGTGGTCCCAAGTACAAGAAGCTCCTTTGGGACGCTACCAAAAGCCCATGTGAGTCTCAGTACAATTCAAAATTCCAAGACCTCAAGGAAGAAAGTGTTGATGCATATGAGGCCTTGATAGAGAAAAAtctcaatatttttttgtaagtCTCTTATCTCTAGTTGGGTAAAATATGATGtaatagataataatatatgtgaAACTTTCAATGGGTATATTGTGAAATCTAGGACAAAACCCTTAATTGACAATACTGGAAGATATTAGGGCACATCTAATGGTTAGGATGCGTGACAAATTCTAATGACTTGATTTGTcctaaaattagaaaaaatatgagaAGATTAAGAAATTGGTTAAATTTTGTAACTTAAAACCTGCTATAAGTAGAAGGTATGAGGTCACTTTTTTGAGAAGAGGTATGTTGTAGACTTGTCAACCAGGACTTGTACATGTAGGGCCTGGGAATTGAATAGGATTCCATGTTGTCATGTAATAGCATGTGTTCAATACCTTATGGTGGACCCAGTCAATTATGTTGACCCCTTTTACCATAAAGCTTAAAATTTAGCAACATATCTGCAGTCATTTGCACCATTGAATGGACCTAGTGGCCCCAAGTAATTAAGAGTCCCATTTATCCACCTGTTTTTATCAAGCCACCTGAAAGGCCAATAATCAACATAAGGAAAGgtcttgaagaagaaaaaaagaacccTAACAAGCTGCCTAAAACTGGTGTGAAAATGAGTTGCCAAATTTGCATAGTATTTGGTCATAATAAAAGAACATgtccaaagaaagatgaagcTTCCACAACAAGTGCAATACCAAAACCTAAGGTAAGGATGAAATCTGATTATAATGAACTTTATCTATGTGGTATGCCAGTTGTTGAGTTATGATTGTATTTCATATATGCATTTAAATTAGGGCAAGCGTGGAAGGCCTAGAAAGGAAGGGCACTACTCAACCTAACAAGACAAGGACAAGGTGTGCAGCAAGAACTGCTTAACCGCGTCTTGTACTcacaaaataatcaataagaACATCACATGTTGCCTCAAATGACAGCGAAAAAACTGTCGACCTAGATTGTCTAAAGTCCAAGACATTAGAAGTTTGGTTTTACCATGTCTGCAAGTGGCTCTTGGAAACAAACCAACTAATTCGAAGCTAATAGTGTCGCCTCTTGACATTTTTAGTGAAACAAAGTAGTAGGAAAGGAAAACACACAAAAGCTTTCAGCTgaacaaaaaaattgaaagaggaAGTTAGGCTTCAATGGCCAAGAAATTTTCAAACCTTACAAATAGAACATCAAAATTGGAGAAAATGATTTTACTTTCAAACAGTccgttttaaattttagatgaGTCAGCAAGTTTTGCTGACTCATCTCCccctatttttttcttttttctaccTCATTGCCCAGTTAGTAAAAACCATTGCGGGTGGTTACcgaattatattttagaaaaaaaaagtaagacTTTGGTGCTTTTGAAGACAAAGTTGCAAGTATTggttaaaattgttaaaatcttaaaagttggggaaattttagataattagCCCTTTTTCTAACTATATTATAgtatctcttttttattttattagtattttttagtatttttttgttatcgtcaaatatatttttaaattttattttaattgtatctttatatattttaaactcCATTTGGTAtattatggtatttttttaaaacacacATCTTCATACCATCAAAACACACTAGTTGCTATAAGAAACATGTAATATCTTTCAATTCATgaataccaaacataaaaatataaaataaaaacgaTATATATCCCTCATTTGGGTGATTTCAGAGtaatataagttaaaataatattttattgatatctTACAAGTATACTTTTAGCATATCTTTTcgaacaaaattaaaaaaaaaaaattcataataatataagttaaaataaaaaaaactttcgatattttatagatatacttttagtatttttttgacaaaattatgaaaaataaaatgatctaaaataaaaaccgAATTTACAATAGtacaaagtaaaaataatatccttTTGGTATCTTgtaagtatatttttaatatcttttctctaacgatattttaaaaaaataaaaaagatatataaaataaaaattggaatcataataatataagatttaaaaatatatattattaaactattttatagGTGTATTTTTGGtatcttttttctaataaatttctttaaaaaaaactgtaaaagatttaactttttttggaaaaaaaaaaacagtaaaattttttcttttgaccataaaatatttattttttcgaaaggtattcttctttaatttatcCGCGCTTATATTAGCCCAAatccttttaaaaaaagaaaaagaaaaaagatttaagtGTATACAGCTTAACATCCAAAATCTCTTTCcctaaattctttttgttattaataaatatagaatcACGGCAGGTACTACAACTCCATTACCCGGAATTCCATCCGCCCATATGATGTGGACAAAAACACAAAGGAAAACTAAAAacaatatatttctttatactCTAACTCTAACCCTTCGAAGGGACCCgatcaataaatattaaaattgaactCATTTGCTCATTTTATGTAATAATTGTGCACTTCTGTAATCAGAGGGAGATTTTTCACACTTAATGGtactaaaaagatattatattaaccagTTAGATTGATACAAGTGtctattttaacttttctaGATTAAATTTAATCCAAACTGAGTAGTTcttaagagaaaaattaccTAAAAGTGGTGATCTTTTTTCATttgtattaaattgaaaaaagatatataaaaaaaaaaaaccctttcAAAAATTACTGCAATATATAAGCCCGAGTCATTCCcttaaatttgtaattagaCTAGCCATTAGGGTTTCTCTCTCCCGTCTTGTTGCTGCCTAggtgatatatatatagatagatagatagatagatagataaTTGGGCATTAATTTGGAAGAGTGTAAGAGCTAAAGAAAGAGATGTTCATGCTTCATTTCAGAGCATCACATCTCTTTCTTCAGCTTAAGCAATTGGAAGCCCTAttcaaaaagcaaaaaataaaataaaacaaagaaagtaCGTACGTAGGCAATCTGTATCGACCAAATCACTAATTAGATAGGGAGTACATTCCTTAATGATTTGTTAACTTTCTTTACACAAGATTAATTTAGTGATACTACATTtcttatacatatatatattttttatattttaaagccCATTACAAGTCCTAACCATGACTTGCCAATGCGTACGAATACGGCTTATAACATCACACAGGTCCCTATCCGTCCAGACAAAGAGCAACAGAAGTACGTagctataatatatatatatctagtTTTTATGGAATGGATCATGACCCATGGTCTCTTCCCCTTGGAAAAAAGAATCTGGCAACTGTAATGATGAAACTGAAGGCTGCATTCCAGCTACAAAGTTGGCGTCCAAATATGAAGGTGGCTGTTGAGGAAGGGGATTGGCAGAATTAGGAGGAAGGTAGAGATTATTGTAAGGGTCATcttccataaaattcattaaattatgAAGCAGTATCTGGGTTTTCAAGAACTTCACGTAGTTAATAGCTTCCTCTAGCATTGAAACTGTATCCATCTTACTCCCACCTGGAACCAAACTTTGCAGGATCTTGAAACGATCACTGATGCGATGCCTCCTTTCTCTAGCAGCCACACTTTGCGGGTCAGTTGAAAGCTTCACTCCATTGTTGGTTCCTCTCTTGCTAccttgctttttcttttctttgccaCTGAttggaaatgaagaagaagaagaagacccAGAAGAGCTAGGGTTTGTGGTAGAAAAGTAGTCCATAAGAAAAAAGACTGATGATCAAACTTAGTAAGAAAGAAacttttaaattgaatattttggTATGGGTCGTTGTTGAGGCAAGGAGAGTTTATATAGAAGTAGAAGAACATCAAAACATGTTTATATTGCAGACTTGCAGTACGTCAATTTGAAATGTGTAAAGGGATGTGTCTTCACATGAGTCAGCTAATCTTAGGCGCAGGATACGGGTGTCTAAATAGTAGGGGCCTAGCCCACGTAAAGGTATGTTTATGTGTGTTTGCTTtgcttttcccttttttttttttcatttagtGCCTTGTTTGCTCAAACTTTTGTAGATACTTCTCCATGAATATATATGACCCACAAAAGGGACCCCTCCTACTCACAAATTATAAGAACCAATGCAAATAACTATATCATAAAGAGAATAGAGAATAGAGAATAGAGAAGGGTGAATAGGGGTAGTTTGGCTGGTGTTTCTGTGTCCTTTAGCGGCTGGCTAACAGTAGAGGGTTTTAGTCTAATGTTCTTAGTTCATTTTTATGTTGatgttaattttgatttggaGAACATAGATGGAGGAGAATGGAATGCCTCATTCATCTTTATGCCTAAGTTTTATTCGGCTTAAAGCCAAAAAAACGGCAGCAAATTCAAagctttaaattcttttatcataaGATTTGATACCAAAAGATAGTACAttcaaaaagttaaatttgCAAGTGCTTCTTTAAGAGTAGTTTAAATAATCTAACATGAAAGTCACAGTAAGgtagatttaattattcactTGTACATAGACATATCATTTAGCATTTCAACATGAAAGATTAAggttactttttcttttttaacaacCAGTATGATA
Coding sequences within:
- the LOC8283135 gene encoding transcription factor bHLH140; amino-acid sequence: MDYFSTTNPSSSGSSSSSSFPISGKEKKKQGSKRGTNNGVKLSTDPQSVAARERRHRISDRFKILQSLVPGGSKMDTVSMLEEAINYVKFLKTQILLHNLMNFMEDDPYNNLYLPPNSANPLPQQPPSYLDANFVAGMQPSVSSLQLPDSFFQGEETMGHDPFHKN